The stretch of DNA ATCATCTATGGCTTCAGCTCTGTGATCAGAACCAATTATTCCGTGCTGGCCTATATATATAGCTCCTGCTGCACAGCTTCCCTTTAATCCACTTTccgatgaagaagaagaagaagaagaagaagaagaagcaactTTCCGGCATCTCCCCGGTGACATGGTTCGCAAAGCCTCCATCATACTTCCACTGAAGCGTTTGAGATATCTGATGGGATGAAACAATTCGGATCTCTTGGGCATCTTTAAGCTGCAACTTCTAGTGTACTTGATTTGTTTCTGATCATGAAACGCATCTATTGTCTCTTCTCCGGCCAACATTTTCGATCGATCTTGTTTTTCTCAAAGATTGAGGTGGGAATTTGGGAAAGACAGTGTATGTATGTAGTAGATCGAATGAAGGTTATTAGTTGTGTGTTGCTGCGAAATATAATGGTGTGtgcttaatatatatacaagtacgTAGTGCATAACCCCCAACCAGGGGTgcaatgtaattattttaactttttaagtgAAAGAGactcatttatatttttaatcaaacGCCAAAAGATTGATATTTGGTTTTGGGTTTagaacaattttaaatttttaggtcAGACATTCCATCTTTAAAAGTGTTTACTGTCTAACAGTAAAACCCTGAGTTCtccaaaaagaaagaaaacagaaaaaagaaaaaagaaaaagaaaaatcttagAGGTGGTACAATTCAGGGAGGGGAGGAATATCAAACAGtgtaactcaaaaaaaatgctTATAATTCAACGAGAGAATTAATTACTGTGTTGGGCTGAAGTAGAATAAAGGAGATGGGAATAATGATGAAAAGTGAGGGACAAAAAGGGTACATAACTCTCAGTCTTCTCTGATGCAACATCAAGACCAAACATAGTGTCCACACACCATATATGTTTCTGCTTACAACTGTACCTACTTACTAGAATAATATATGATGCTACCAATTTTAGATCCTAAGAAATCCTATTTTTCCTTTAtgttttaaataacattttgattttttcttcttcactcATCATATCTCCTTGACCTTGTCTGATCTCATGCATACAGACTGCTCCTCTTAATTGGGTCTAACACTCTAACCCCAACTCTACTACAAGTTGGTTGGTGCACAACGTAATTATTACTATGGTATTAACGTAACATTCCATAATATAAGTATATTGGATATTGGTTGGTGCACAACGTAATTATCATATGGTATTCACattttgggggtgtttggttattggcttataagccaaattttagtttatttgaccaagtttagctttttgaccaaccaataagttattttgaagtgtttggtaaatggcttattggtcttggcttattgggccaataagctgaaaattgaaaagctaatgaatgtagctttttgtatcagctggttgggaacaatgagtatattgactattttatcctttgaaatcaatgggatttacttttaaatgggtggtgtgtttgttattttataataataataataataataataataatacccttagatgtcattttacattcaatcagctactaataaacagctaatttaccaaacagttttttataaccagctaatacaa from Ipomoea triloba cultivar NCNSP0323 chromosome 7, ASM357664v1 encodes:
- the LOC116024329 gene encoding josephin-like protein — translated: MLAGEETIDAFHDQKQIKYTRSCSLKMPKRSELFHPIRYLKRFSGSMMEALRTMSPGRCRKVASSSSSSSSSSSESGLKGSCAAGAIYIGQHGIIGSDHRAEAIDDCIQFINSSLSLSRSNSISAC